The following nucleotide sequence is from Apodemus sylvaticus chromosome 2, mApoSyl1.1, whole genome shotgun sequence.
TCACAGGGGAAACTAGATTGCTCACAGGCACACATGGCTGAGAATCGCTGGAGCTGGAAAGGAGCACAtgagaatacatacatacatacatacaaacatacacacatacatacatacacatgagaatacacacacacacacacacacacacacacacacacacagaggccgaTAAAGCACTCTTACAGGTAAAATACTTAAGACTAAAACAATAGTTTCAAAGTCTGCTGTAGCTGTAAGTACTCACCCTTCCAGAAGCCACAAATGGATCCATGAAGCATAGACTTGCCTCCTGAGTTCTTTCACAATCACAGCAGTGCCCTCTGTGCTTCACTCACAGTGCAGTGCCTCTCAGCAGTAGGTCAGAAACAAGCACTGCTGCCTTGATGCTGAGAGACCATATCCACAGCACCGCTGACAGAGCCATGCTCTGAATTCAGAATTTTGCCTGAATCTTGCCAGCAAATCCTATAGAAAGAGGTTATGAAAAAGCTGTCAGGAAACTTCTAGAGAAGTGAGAGGAGGAAGCAGGCAGTTGGGAGGTCTCTTCTCAAAGTAAGCTGCATGAGGACCAGATCCTGTAGCTCTCTGACCTCAAGTTTGTATAAACTTCTTGGAAGTCTTAGTTAGGGGACTTTTTGGTGAAGCAACCTTTGGGACATTTGGCCTGTTAAGGTGGCATGAGATAGGTTAAAGAGAGACATGTGGTCCGAGTTGTTTCTTGTGTTGAGAGAAGGTTTACCTTGTCATCAGCTTGGGGACATTTCAATGGTCACAAATGTGTCATTTTTACAGGGATTCTTACAGCTGCTGTAAATATTCACATAAATATTTCTTGCAACTTGAATGTAGACTGTCCTTTCCAGCGTGGGGATATGTGGGTAGGATGGGAGCATATCATTCATATTTTACACTTCCAAACAGCTTTGTAGTAGCTGTACAATTTAGCTTTAAAAATGTGTTAGTTCTATGTCAACATCTACATCCACATCAGTGGATCACCCTCCTGTTAGGCAGACAGTGACTTTACTCTTAAACTTAGCATGATTTTTGCCCAAGACAAGTTCACAAACATTCTCCCTCAGTTTTCTAAAAATCAAAAGACTTGTAATATTAAGCTTTGTGCTTGGGTCTATATGTCTACAGATGGACTGTAGTtgtttgtgtctgtttttttAGCAGACAGATTGCAGGGTGTTTCAGTAGCAAGCACTGGAGAGACACCACTCTTTCCCTGTTAAAAACTGTTTACCGCCTGTGTTCGATGTCATTCTGGAGTCCTGATTTCTCCTGTGTTTTTTCAGTGTTGACTCTGCTGATAGCACCAGGCTTTCATTCTGTTCCTACGAGTACATGAGGCATTAGATAGATTAGGCCTTGTGATCTTTCTGATTGGGACCTCttctttttcagaatatttttgactattctgtattctttttaattttcatagtaCATCTCATATAACTTGGTGCTATGCTACTTTTTTCTGAAAGCAACCACCTCTCAGGAATATGTTGCACAAATATGCTTGTTCAGGAATTGTTGACATGAACAATTTGGATTGTTCCAGTTCATTAAGTGCTTAGAgctgccttgatttctttcttttttccaaaatgtaacctgtgtgagtgtttggcctgcataGATATCCATGGATCACGTGCATTTCCAGTGCTCACTGAGGTCAGGAAAATTGTCAGAGTTCCAGAATCTGGAATTACAGAAGTTTGTGAGTTGTTATATTGGTGctagaattgaacccaggtcctctgcaagatcaaaaagtgctcttaaccacgaagCCTACTTtcctattattatttctttatagatTTACATGTAGTTTTCTTGTTATGCTGATTATGAACACCTTACTTTTAGGTGTGTAATTTTATGGTTTTTTGGCATTACTGTAAAGAGCACTGTCTAAGATATGAATTTCCACCTGACAGGACAATATAACCGATTTTACCATGCTGACACCACTCCTGCCACTTAGTAAACCCATTTTGTACATCCAGCAGTCTTTTGTAGATTTGTTAGAATTTTTATGTAGATAGAACCATGTCATCTGTGAAGAGAAACAGTTTCACCTCTTTTTAAGAAGTGTAaagcttcttttgttctttaagaatctcAGTTTATGTCCGTGGCTGCTTGCCTGCAGGTTTGTGCATAACATGAATGCCCAGTGCctacagaagccaggagaggacaatggatcccctggaactggagctgtgcATTGCTGTAAGCTACCTCGTGGGTCCAGGACTTcaatcaggtcctctggaagagctggaagtgatcttaacagctgagccatcctcCAGACACCTGaccccatttctttgtcctggcGAGGACCTCCTGGGAAAAGTCTACCTGGAGTAATGAGCAGACATCCAGCTCTTGCTCCTGATTGCTGGGAAAACATTCACAATTGCACCATTGTCAAAGAAGCAGACTGCTGATGggcttacagttttgtttttaaaggataaCTTTTGTAGAGTTGAGGAAGTTCTTTTCAGTTCTATTTTTCACATAATTTTGCTGTCTTTATTGAGATATTtctagtttttctcttttcttattttgttaatacATCTAATTACATCgatgttttgcttttcttctaaTGTTTCCATAACACCTATCCAGGGTGCTTTTTATGGAGTCAAATccagatttttgttgtttgcatTTCACCGAGATCTCCACTTCCTCTACTTTCACTTTTTCATGATTCACCCAGAATTCAGTGACCAGAAGATTCCATGGCAGAAGTTCTGTTTCCATCCTCTCTAGACTTCTTTCTGCCATGACCATCCTTTGTGGACCTGGGCCTTTTCTAAAAGATTTGGCAGAAACCTTTCAGGAACTTATAGGCAATTGTAAAGTGGGTTTTGTggtaaatttatttcattttccttaagaaattatttgaaattggcattcttatatttatattttacatgttcCAAGTTATCTCCCCTGAGTCTCCTGCTAAGCTTTACTGCTGCTATGGAGTGATCACAGTCCTCAGTGCAGCTGTTGTTgctctttctgttgctttgtcaGGTAAGTGGCTTATTCTCCAAATTCTGTGGCATTCCGTCCATATTCACATTGTCAGTTATACTTACTGTCCACTGTGAGTCAGGCATTGTGGGCAGGGCTCCAGAGAAAACACACTGGAAATTCCTGTTCTCGGGGATCTTAGGTTCCAGCAGGAAGATGGGTGAAGGAACACACAGGCTGTGGTGTGCACAGGAGGCCAGGctcagcatccctgggaagaTGACACCCAGCAGGCTCTAGACAGAGGTGCAGTAGACACTGGTCCACTTGGGGGAACTGTCCAAGACAGCGAACAAGGAGAGGAAAACTGCAAAGAGGAACCTAAAGGAAGTGTGAGGACAGAGAAGAGTAATATGACCCGGAAGACACAGTGTCTCCTGCCGTGACCCATGGGTTTAGTTACTGGgctcaatttcatttttaaagtattaaatgGAAAGTTCCTGTAGTAATACAATTATAGGGTTTTAGTATCACACTGTTCAGAATACTGTAATAAAATCTTCCACTGTCCTCTTAAGTGTGTGAATCATCCTTTAGTGCAACGTGCCCACTCTGTATACACACTACCTACCCCAATGTTCTCACTGCAATCTCCATTATTAGGCCAGTTGTCAAAGTAGTTGTCCCTACAGAGTGCTTGCTGATATAGCAATCTATATTGTAATAAACAGTCATCCAAAGCACAGAAGTGATGGTATTGTAGAAGTGCACTTCCTGGGAGCCCTGACAGTGAGCACCTGAGAGAGAATGGGACACAGGCCCAAGGTGGGCGGCCTTTAGACAAAGGCCCATCATGCTCAGGACAGCATTCCTACAGATCAGTTAGGAAAGCTACAATCAAATTCACACCTCACAGCTGAGCTCAGGAGGGTattccagagagagagaagacacactttttatgatttgttttattCTCTTCATTTTAGTAATAAAGACAGTACAGATCCCATTCAAAAATATCTATGCTGGTTGCCCGAGAAACTGGATTGGATttggaaataaatgtttttatttttctgaaaactcAAGTACCTTTTCATTCGGCCAGAACTTCTGCATGGCACAGGAGGCCCAACTTGCTCAATTTGACAACCTGGAGGAGCTGGTGAGAAGTGGGCAGGGAttggtttgtctgtttgttctgTTCAATATTTATTGCCTTGAGATAGAGAAGTTATAGACGAAGGATGAGTAAGAATCCCATCCCAAGCACATGGAGACATagggagtgtgtgagtgtgtgccatTTACTGATGCTTGACTTCTGACTGAAGCCCTGAGACATTCAAGAAATATTCTCTCACATAGTGCTATAGTCAGTTGGAAGGTCAGATATGCCATTTTATTGGGATACCTGGTGGTCATGAGCACCAGGTAAGATGGCACATGTTACATACTGTTAGTAATTGTGATGCAAAGTTAATGGACAACTAACCTGGCCACAGAGGAATGTGTCATTACATTTGGTGCATTAAATCAAAtgacttacttacttacttacttactttatttatttatttatttattattttctatattctttgtttacatt
It contains:
- the LOC127679263 gene encoding C-type lectin domain family 2 member F-like isoform X2, whose product is MCLREVQPTENLFVHNMNAQCLQKPGEDNGSPGTGAVHCFISPESPAKLYCCYGVITVLSAAVVALSVALSVIKTVQIPFKNIYAGCPRNWIGFGNKCFYFSENSSTFSFGQNFCMAQEAQLAQFDNLEELNFLWRYMGSSSHWIGLHRESSEHPWRWTDNTEYNSSVSIRGDENHGFLIGHMISSSRDYVPRKWICSKSSNYTSQCQ